Proteins encoded by one window of Cupriavidus sp. EM10:
- a CDS encoding PLP-dependent aminotransferase family protein, producing the protein MSRLRYKELVDRFAADIHEGRLRPGTRLPTHRDLAAREGLALVTASRVYAELHAMGLVSGETGRGTFVKEVLPRGQGIDLQPWTDDTVDLSFNNPSMPGQGDLLRAALRELAGAGNLDALLRYHPHGGRMHEREIMARHIAGRGLAASSDNTVLVSGAQHGLTVTALSLLEPGDVVAVDALTYPGFKLSADACRLELVAIPSTSDGPDLDALTAICKRRRVRAMYTMPTLHNPLGWVMSARRRRDLVAIARQHGLILIEDAAYAFLEKRPPPPLAALAPELTVYVASLSKSVATGLRIGVVSAPRDWIPKLERTIRATTWNTPTTMTAIACGWVEDGTVSRLEMERRRDATQRQNVVTDTLGHRHPVRHASSYFVWLPLPQEVRADTVSKALLNERISVSTAHPFAVSKHVPHAIRLALGSVSLDTLRLALKTVARVVEHHTDL; encoded by the coding sequence ATGTCCCGACTCCGCTACAAGGAATTGGTAGACCGGTTCGCGGCCGATATCCACGAAGGGCGGCTGCGTCCGGGCACCCGGCTGCCTACGCATCGGGACCTGGCTGCGCGCGAGGGGTTGGCGCTGGTCACCGCCTCGCGTGTCTACGCGGAACTGCACGCGATGGGCCTGGTGAGCGGAGAAACCGGCCGCGGCACCTTCGTCAAGGAAGTCTTGCCGCGCGGCCAGGGCATCGACCTGCAGCCCTGGACGGACGATACCGTCGACCTGAGCTTCAACAATCCGTCGATGCCAGGGCAGGGCGACCTACTGAGAGCCGCGCTGCGCGAACTTGCCGGGGCCGGCAACCTGGATGCGCTGCTTCGCTACCATCCGCATGGCGGCCGCATGCACGAACGCGAGATCATGGCCAGGCATATCGCCGGCCGGGGTCTCGCCGCATCGTCCGACAATACCGTCCTGGTGAGCGGCGCCCAGCATGGCTTGACCGTGACAGCCTTGTCCTTGCTGGAGCCTGGCGACGTGGTGGCGGTGGACGCCTTGACATACCCCGGCTTCAAGCTGAGCGCCGACGCCTGCCGGCTCGAACTCGTCGCAATACCCTCGACATCCGACGGCCCCGACCTCGATGCCTTGACGGCCATATGCAAAAGGCGCCGGGTCCGTGCCATGTACACGATGCCGACCCTGCACAATCCGTTGGGATGGGTAATGAGCGCCCGCCGGCGACGCGACCTGGTGGCCATCGCCCGGCAGCACGGCTTGATCCTGATCGAGGATGCGGCCTACGCGTTCCTGGAAAAGCGGCCGCCGCCACCGCTGGCCGCGCTTGCGCCGGAGCTGACGGTGTATGTCGCCAGCCTGTCGAAGAGCGTCGCAACAGGACTTCGCATAGGCGTGGTCAGCGCGCCGCGCGACTGGATCCCCAAACTGGAGCGAACGATCCGCGCCACCACCTGGAACACGCCCACCACGATGACCGCCATCGCCTGCGGCTGGGTGGAAGACGGCACGGTGTCCAGGCTGGAGATGGAGCGACGCCGCGATGCCACCCAGCGCCAGAACGTAGTCACCGACACGCTGGGCCATCGGCACCCCGTCCGCCACGCGTCGTCGTACTTCGTCTGGCTTCCGCTACCGCAGGAAGTCCGGGCGGATACCGTCTCCAAGGCGTTGCTGAACGAGCGCATCTCGGTGTCGACGGCGCATCCCTTTGCCGTTAGCAAACACGTGCCTCACGCGATCCGCCTGGCGCTTGGCTCGGTAAGCCTGGACACTTTGCGGCTCGCCCTGAAAACAGTCGCCAGGGTTGTGGAGCATCATACGGATTTGTAG
- a CDS encoding DUF445 domain-containing protein, with product MGAVADWYAVVALFRHPFGIPVPHTAVIPRNQQRIAENLATFVERNFLAPDLVVDRLRTHNSAQSVAAWLAAPGNSRALADPAVDALPALLRVFDDDEVARLIQRGALPGLRALDVSGIAGHLLQILTETQRHQPLLERALTALEAWLADNAGLLQAKFSEASRYTPVRLDAYIVNKFMQGVIALLHEVRTEPEHPLRQQFDDAVRDVILKLRTSDRYRRIGRLWMRDFLRHLEREDSYRALWQRLRDWISADAVRHDSLARAMLADLLASLGASVRDDPALQAGLNEWWLRGVRFTMSRYRHLVSRLIAEVVKGWDADEISRKLELEIGSDLQYIRINGTFVGGMVGVLLHAAMLLIAG from the coding sequence GTGGGCGCCGTGGCCGACTGGTACGCGGTGGTGGCCCTCTTCCGGCATCCGTTTGGCATCCCCGTTCCCCATACGGCCGTGATCCCGCGCAACCAGCAGCGCATCGCGGAAAACCTGGCCACGTTCGTGGAGCGCAATTTCCTGGCGCCCGACCTGGTCGTCGATCGGCTGCGGACGCACAATTCCGCGCAGTCGGTGGCGGCGTGGCTGGCGGCTCCCGGCAACAGCCGTGCGCTGGCCGATCCGGCCGTGGACGCCCTGCCCGCGCTGCTGCGCGTGTTCGATGATGACGAAGTCGCGCGCCTGATTCAGCGTGGCGCATTGCCGGGGCTCCGGGCGCTCGATGTCTCTGGCATCGCCGGCCATCTGCTGCAGATCCTTACCGAGACCCAGCGGCACCAGCCGTTGCTGGAGCGGGCCCTGACGGCGCTGGAAGCATGGCTTGCCGACAACGCGGGGCTGCTGCAGGCCAAGTTCAGCGAGGCATCGCGCTACACGCCGGTACGGCTCGATGCCTATATCGTCAACAAGTTCATGCAGGGCGTGATCGCGTTGCTGCACGAAGTGCGCACCGAACCCGAGCATCCGCTGCGGCAACAGTTTGACGACGCCGTGCGGGACGTCATCCTCAAGCTGCGCACATCGGACCGCTACCGGCGCATCGGCCGCCTCTGGATGCGCGACTTCCTGCGGCACCTGGAGCGCGAGGACAGCTACCGCGCGCTATGGCAACGGCTGCGTGACTGGATCAGCGCCGACGCCGTCCGTCACGATTCCCTCGCGCGGGCCATGCTGGCCGATCTGCTGGCATCGCTCGGGGCCAGCGTGCGCGACGATCCGGCCTTGCAGGCCGGGCTGAACGAATGGTGGCTGCGCGGCGTCCGGTTCACGATGAGCCGCTACCGGCATCTGGTGTCGAGGCTGATCGCCGAAGTGGTCAAGGGCTGGGACGCCGACGAGATCAGCCGCAAGCTCGAACTGGAGATCGGCAGCGACCTGCAGTACATCCGCATCAACGGCACCTTTGTCGGTGGCATGGTCGGCGTGCTGCTGCATGCGGCGATGCTGCTGATTGCAGGCTGA